One stretch of Chaetodon auriga isolate fChaAug3 chromosome 18, fChaAug3.hap1, whole genome shotgun sequence DNA includes these proteins:
- the knl1 gene encoding outer kinetochore KNL1 complex subunit KNL1 → MEEHTRTNTLNVTNQLSNFDGDVSDIYDEELGSCEETTEILDTRSPEKVSASQEFYMDGAAEDDVFDQDFISAVHGKKRPLPGGENNMEDEKRMKTSSDFEMGSQAHLVECDGNITTAPSTTTQSTDDSNSSHTASIRCEATFESTFKQSLFESQLEDYASDMQRKFDDGTMTVLEFFKLFNIDFVIHNPRQSVLPGRLLSDTDRTPMDLLKDRHINRPKQMVYETNVLNLTEKVEGLKERMQDLDKPLKIVNRPLWEQMSNASENELKSFGAKLKERNNLFRKTSKVQSHEMKEALYSDLVQANLEEQQRLRGTIKEADEMIKSLDDCIHQLETELAAVEEKGFKDSLSLKSLQEEMQKVTEALADDDRQISELEMQMKPNLNKVNRLKAETRKLESHLAVLHTLNEWKFGEKGDDCTVYTFLHETFHLQLVFEKSNGIDADKQSERKISQITFRHQLDDEKSQGHACLVHKLLSQYTEGEAAWVEKYPNSRHVPELLHDVGLAVSRCRLLGEELRLLTMWGGLRLDIVSISCVDTQVHIVFSSLKTFSKFEVVFSISLTNHLYVLQVQSFKNMIGSTTMQQIEEIVALFSPARNLLTKIVKKIHENLLC, encoded by the exons ATGGAAGAACATACAAGGACAAACACTCTCAATGTTACTAATCAACTGAGCAACTTCGACGGCGATGTGAGTGACATTTACGATGAAGAGCTTGGTAGCTGTGAAGAAACGACAGAAATTCTGGACACAAGGAGTCCTGAAAAAGTGAGCGCTTCCCAGGAGTTCTACAtggatggagctgcagaggacgaCGTGTTTGATCAGGACTTTATCAGTGCTGTCCATGGAAAAAAGAGACCTTTGCCAGGAGGTGAAAATAACATGGAGGATGAGAAGAGAATGAAAACATCGAGTGACTTTGAAATG GGATCACAGGCTCATCTTGTCGAGTGTGACGGTAACATTACTACAGCTCCATCCACGACCACACAGTCCACAGATGACTCCAACAGCAGTCACACGGCCAGCATCAGATGTGAGGCTACGTTTGAATCAA ctTTCAAACAAAGCCTGTTTGAATCCCAGCTTGAAGACTACGCCAGCGACATGCAGAGG AAATTCGATGATGGCACCATGACGGTGTTAGAGTTCTTTAAGCTCTTCAACATTGACTTTGTCATCCACAATCCCCGGCAAAGCGTCCTTCCTGGCAGA cttttgtCAGACACAGATCGCACGCCGATGGATTTACTGAAAGACAGGCACATCAACCGTCCTAAGCAGATGGTGTATGAGACAAACGTCCTGAACCTCACAGAGAAGGTGGAGGG GCTGAAGGAGCGCATGCAGGATCTAGACAAACCACTGAAGATTGTCAATAGACCTCTGTGGGAACAAATGAGTAATGCTTCAGAAAACGAG ctCAAATCTTTTGGTGCAAAACTAAAAGAGCGAAATAACCTGTTCAGAAAGACGAGCAAAGTTCAGTCACATGAAATGAAGGAGGCGTTGTACTCGGACCTCGTGCAGGCTAACCTG gAGGAGCAACAGAGGTTGAGAGGGACGATCAAAGAAGCAGATGAGATGATAAAAAGTTTGGATGACTGTATTCATCAGTTAGAAACAG aACTTGCTGCAGTTGAAGAAAAAGGCTTCAAGGACTCACTGAGTCTGAAATCACTTCAGGAAG aaaTGCAGAAAGTCACAGAGGCTTTGGCTGATGATGACCG ACAAATATCCGAATTGGAGATGCAGATGAAGCCAAATTTAAATAAAGTGAACAGGCTGAAAGCTGAGACCAGGAAGCTCGAGAGCCACCTCGCCGTGCTGCATAC GCTGAATGAATGGAAGTTTGGAGAGAAGGGAGACGACTGCACGGTGTACACTTTTCTCCATGAGACCTTCCATCTGCAGTTGGTGTTTGAAAAATCCAACG gaatTGATGCTGATAAGCAGTCCGAGAGGAAAATATCACAGATCACATTCAGACATCAACTCGATG ATGAGAAGTCGCAGGGCCACGCCTGCCTCGTTCACAAACTGCTCTCTCAGTACACTGAGGGAGAAGCTGCCTGGGTGGAGAAGTATCCCAACAGCAGACATGTTCCAGag CTGCTCCATGACGTGGGCCTGGCGGTGAGTCGCTGTCGTCTGCTGGGAGAGGAGCTACGTCTGCTGACAATGTGGGGGGGTCTGAGGCTCGATATTGTCAGCATCAGCTGTGTCGACACCCA AGTCCACATTGTCTTCAGCAGTCTCAAGACATTTTCTAAGTTTGAGGTGGTGTTCTCCATCAGTTTGACCAACCACCTCTACGTCCTTCAAGTGCAgagcttcaaaaacatgattGGGAGCACAAC GATGCAACAGATTGAAGAAATTGTGGCCTTGTTCAGTCCGGCCAGGAACCTCCTGACGAAGATTGTCAAAAAGATTCATGAAAATCTGCTCTGTTGA